TTGATCCGTGGCGATTTGGTTCGTAGGTGTTAATGATTTCGATAATACTATCAACGTGCGCAACTGTATCAGCAATAACCTTTTTTGCATCTGACATAAATTGTCCTTTTTAGTCAAAATTGTATATTCACACATTTCACGTGGAACATTTCAAATGGGTATTTCAATGAGATTTGAATCATTCAAATCCAGTTTACACACTACAGTGAAATTTCTGCACTTGCAATAACATGAATCGGGAATTGTTCCTTGCCAGACAGGGCTGTGACAATGACAACCACATGAATGTGAGTTGTATGGAGTAGCTCTAGGCGTGACATCTAAAGCATTATTACCGGTGAAATAAGGGTTATGACATCCGCTCATTATTCTTATTCTCTTGACGTATTTCAAACATTCGAGAAATCATCGTTTTAAGTAAATCGCTAGAAAGAGTTTTGTATTCTTCAGGTGGATCATCATCCAGATACCATCCTCTTCCTATAGACATAAAATTACCTGCAAATTGTTAACGCTTGTCTTTTCGTTCATATCTTTTATCATCTTCCTTTCTGTCTTTTTTCTCAACTTTCTTTTGGAACTCTTTTAAGTCTTTCTTCTTCACAATACGTTTCTCATCGTTACATTTTTTCATGATCTTTCCTTACAAGTGATTTTATCCAAGCAACCATTAATCGCCATTTCACACACGCGCGCAATCGTATTGATTTCACCAGATTGAAAAAGACTGCCATCAATTGCTGTATGTATACAATTATCATCGTTAAATTTATCCCCGTTACAAAATGTAAAAACTATCATTTCATTATCATTTTTAATCATACTCTCTATTTTGCATCTCATCTTTTGACGCTTCCTTGATATTATGATCAATTTCTTTCTCTTTCAATCGATGCGTGTGTTGCATATCAGCATGTTTAATCGCAAGATCGACAGCAGCTCGCGTTTCTTCAGCCTGCGCACGTGCTTGTGCTACTTCTAATTCTATCTTGCTGCTTTGCATCTCTGTTAAGACTTTTAGGAAGTTCGTATCAGCTTCTTGTTTCTCGATAGCAATCCCTGCGGCTTTTAATTGATTCTCAACCTGATCTTGTTGAGCGTCTAATTGCAGCTTCATCTGTTCGTTTCTAGCCTTCATCGCCATCGGATTATTCTGCATCGCTTGTTGTTGCTGCTCTTGCTGCATCTGTTGTTGCTTAGCCATTTCTTCCATGAACTGATCGGCTAATTCTTTTAATTGCTCTGTACCTGAAATCTCAAGATTATCGATGAGTACTTTTAATCCCTTGGAATTCATGAACTGACCAAAAATAGGCATCGCTTGAGACATTGTTACAATTTGATTCAATGATCTCGACTTTTGGATCGCAAAGTTTACACCCGCTTCGACTTTGACACTCAATGCGTTCTCATCGTAATTGGTATAAACACCACCTGGCTGATTAATCTTTTGATATTCGCGTTCACCTTCGCCATTAACGACAGGAATGGTTCGAGGCGTAACGTAATATTTCGGAATGAGCTGCACTACGATGTTCGCAACCTGCGTTAATGCTTGCAAGAATCCCACAATGTATGGCATTGCAGCAGCATTTGATTGCGTAGCACCCTCGACAATGGCAGTACCAGATAGCTGATTATCGTTAATCCCAAGGGACGCATCGTACGAACCCAAAATAGATTGCGCCATCTGATCGACCAACGTGAATGTATTAATAACTTCTGCTGGTGGCGGAACACGTTGAATCTCCATTGGCGCTGGGACTGCTTGTGTCGGATCATTATCTTTGAACGCTTTATAGACGAGCGTATTAGCTAATTGAATATTCGTATAAGCATCTAAATATGCTTGTTCATCGGGTAATGATTCTTTAGCGACTTTGAATTTATGCTGTACGAGGTTTTCTAATTCGTTCGCAAGTGTTTGTCCTGCGAAATTCTTTAATTGTTGCAGTCCTTTCAGATGATAAATGTAAGGTCTTGTCATCTGTATGAACGATCCTTGGTTTGATCCATCACGAATCAAGATAGAATTACCGTCTACAAAGACGATAGGAAGCGCAGGATAGTCTGTTTCTACATACTCAATTACTTTGTTCTCTATGAATCGGTACCGGCAGATCGTCTCTATTTCAGTCCAGCGTGGTTTCCCTTTAATCTTAGGTGCTTGTTCAATCAATCCTGACTCATTCCAGTGGAATAGAAACTGTTCGTAGTCATCGACTGTCATCGTGTAACCATTAACAAGTTCTACAATTCTCTTTTTTCTCTTTTTCTTCTCATAGTAGTCACATAGCAATAACACGTCTTCTTGATTATTACTGTATGACCAGTTAAACCCTTCTACATTGCGTGTGAAGTCTATTCCGTGAAGATCGACATCAGGGTGTTCCTCTTCAAACTCTTCCCTTGATTTCGGGAATAACTCAAAACACCATCTGCCATCACCCTTGTGTGGTAAACGTGCTAAAGGATCAAATCCCACGAGTGTAGGATCATATACTCGATCAAACTTAATGACTTGATTGAATGACATGGGATGAGCGTACTCAGTCCAAATCTTGATAGCAGAGAACCCACCACTCAATATGTCTGTGTAAACGTTATATTCGCAACTGTTCTTATTAGCATCGAATAATATGTGTTTTAAGTGTGCGCCGACAACATCGATTAATTCTGCTGATACTTTAGCACCGTCATCTGCTGTCACTACGATTGATGGTTGTTGTTTGGAGAACTCGCCACGTAAGCGGCTAATATAAGCCTCACCAATGTTGAACTCTATTTTAGGCTTCTTTAAAGCATCCAATATCATTCTATCGTCATCAGTTAATGATGAGTCAAATACGAATCGTCTGAATTCATTGAATCGTTTGTAATTTGGCTGAAAGTTCTGATAACTGTTACGAACGTTTTTCTTTAAACGATCTAACTCTTTGGAATACCTCTTCGCAACATCCATGTTGCTTTCTCCTTGCTAACGCTGTCCTCTCAATTGAAGTACTTTCTGGAAAGTACCCATGATTCCCTTGGCTACACGTTCTTCATCTTGAAGTCTCTGAGGATTATATGCCATAATAACGTTATCGATAATACCTAATTTAATCCCATCATATATTGTATCGCAAATATCATCTTTCCTGTGTGAGTTATTAGCAGTAATCTTCCTCATGTGTTCTATACACATCTCAGTATGCTTGCCATCTTTCGGAAGAGACACCTGACCACTTGCAATATACGGTTGAATCTCTAAGAACCGTGCCGTCTTACTACCCGATACTCTTGTCCTTGGGATATCCATTATTTGTAATCCACGAACATTCTTCAGTACTGACAGTAATGTCACACCTGTTGATTTTCTTTCAATCGCAGCAACTCTTGGTCTTACTTTATAGCGCATACAGTCTGTATAGAAATTCATGAACTCAGACTCAAGGTCTTTAGGTTCAATCCGTAACTCAATACAGTTAAGCCAATGTATACCCATGAGATCAGTCTCAATGTTTCCATGTTTAATCTTGTATAGTCCAAAGAATGAGAACACGGTTGCATCATTGTAAGACTTATCTGTCTCTGCTGTATCTGCTGTAATGAACGTTGTAAGTATCTCTGGTTCCTCATCTAATACGTAAAACCAATCAGCCTTAAAGATACCACCACCTGCTGGCATTGGGTCTTGTTGATACTGTGAGGCATAAACGTATGGCATCATCTCACGCATCTTAGCGAGCGACTCAGCATTGTGCATACTTGGGTGAAGTGGGTTCCCAGCTTCATCTAAAGCAGGAATGATCACAGTCTCCCAATCACCCGTCTTTATCAGATTAGCCGCAAGGTCATCTTCATGCAGTCTTTGCCCAATGAATATAATGGGTGTCTTGTCAGGATCATTTAATCGAGACTGTAATGTGCTGAAGTACCATTCATTGACTGATTTACGGATAGTGTCAGAAGTAACTTCAGATGGCTTATGAATATCATCGATGATAATACAACCACCAAAACGATTAACACCTTTAATCCCTGCACCACGGCCTGTGATCTCACCGTCTGCACCTGCAGCATAGACTGTACCCCCAAGTGTTGTCTCAAAGTTCCCTTGAGCTGACGTGTCCCCAGAGACACCTAAGCCAAACAAGTCCCTGTACTCTAACATCCCGACTATTTGCCGTATCGTCTTAGTCTGTTTCTTAGCAAGTCCGAGTGAGTACGACACGTATAAGAAGTTCGAATCTGGGTATTGTGCAAGTGCCCATGCGACAAAGTTTATTAACAGTTCTGTATTATGTGTGAGTATTAACCCTTCACCCACAGCAAACAAATGGTCATGTGCATCTACCGTAAAGCAAACCATTTCTGTCGGTTCGCAATCAACGACTGACTCGATCAGTCTTCGAGGTGCGCATCGTAAGCCTTTAGAGACATATTGCTGCTTTCTTGCCAGTCTGAATGGATCGATATCATCTGGTAACCTGATATTTAAAGTCTGAGTACCACACCTTCTCGTATATACCTTGTACGTGCCACCTAGTGAGTTGACTAGATACCCTACACCATCAATGATGTTATGGTTTGTATTAGTAAATGAGACTTGCCCGTTCTTTCCGCAAGTGCCATCAGTATCCATTAGTCCCTGAAGTAACGCCAATCTGTCCCAAGGTGCCCATAAATAACAATCGACTGGAATGTGTTTATTCTTAAGTAAATTACTTTGTCTTAATATTCTACTTAACCCCAATATTCCGTACGTCTTTGCTTGTCCACTGTTTTGATGAGTATGCAGTCTCATCTCATAACCCTTGTCACGGAACGCTTGTATAATCTCCTCATCCATAGAAGTGATAGCAGCATAGTGTGAATGACCATCACCAAGCCAACACCCAAATAAGTATGGGTCTATGAATGGCATATTATTCCCATAGTCCCCATTGACTAGTGGTACTCTCCATCTCTTATGTCCATCTGGCTCATATAATGAGTGCGCAATCTCCGATGTTAATAGCGTCTTAGGATGATCTGGAAAATGTCTATTATAGACAGTCCACATGTGTTGATCGTTACATACAACCGACTGGCCATCTGAGAATAAGACTTGTTTTGCGGGTAATACACCTTGGGGAAATACGCCTGTTACCTTAGTAAAACCCTGTGAACCCACAAGGTAGTCACCTATCTTTATGTCCCCTGCAGCACACCATCCTTCAGAGGTAAGCATCATAGTATTAACGTCTATTGCCTTACCATATCGCGGTGGTACGTTGATTATAAGCCTTGTGGTCTCACCCATCATCACCTTGGTTAGGGCTCGACAGATCGTTATGTAATGACTCTCTCGTCCTGAAGGCTGGGATAGTTCGAACTTTCTGCCTGTACGTATGAAGAAGAATTGCTGGGTAAACCTAAGAAGGGACGAGAATAGAGATTCCTTCTCTGTCATAAGACTCTTTTCAGCCATAACATTCCTTGTTATATGATCTTTAGTAGTTATACTACGTTACCGTAAGTACAGTAAACACAGTGAGTACGGTAAACATGGTAAACACAGTGAGTACAGTAAGTACAGTAAGTACAGACAACACTGTGAATACAGTAAACACAGTAAAGACTATAAACTAAGACGAGTAGGTATAACAATGAAGAATAGTAAGTACATACTAAAGAGTGTGTCGATACCCATAACACAGGAAAGTCTTAAGAGACTGAAGATACAGGCAATACAGGAAGATAAGTCTATGTCGACACTTGGTCAAGAATTGCTCGAAAAGGCGATTAATACTAAGAGGAAAAAAGAGGTAGACGAACCCTCGGAAGGCGCTGTTACTGCTCAATTATTCGACTAATCATATCTGGCATGGACGGGCTCGAACCGCCGACCAAGTGGTTAACAGCCACTTGCTCTACCAACTGAGCTACATGCCATATCTGTTGTAGTAATAAATGAATTCGATTAATTTGTAAATTAATTGTAATAACCAGATTACACCAAAACATAACATTACTGAAATAAAACAAGCATAGGAATACGGTTTAATCGCTAATGTGTAATCAATAAAATAATTACATACACACATATATATTATCGCGCCTAGGATATATAAAATACGATTAAAAATACGCGGCATTATTCGTTTTCCTCTAATCCTTCAATTAATGACAAGAAATAGTCTTTTAAATCATCACAAACCATCCCTTTTAATAATTCTTTCGCTTGTCCTAATCTATGGGTTTTATTTTGATAATTGACTAAGTTATCTTTTACAATTAAATACCATTCACCTATTTGATAGCAAATCCAATCTTTTTGTTCTTGAGTGAAATGCGGTCTATTCATAATGTGTATCAATCCGCATCGCAATTCGTTGTAATGTTAATGAGATATAAAACAATGAGAATAATATACTTGATTCATACACCGAGCAATCAATGATGAATCTCATAAGAAGACACCAAATCGCCGTAACAATAATTAATGATGCAGTGTGCTTAATACTATTGTTCATTCACTCACCTTCTTGTCTGACACTTCTGACTCATGTGTGCGTATAATTTCATTCAATCGTTCTCTTGCACGTATTAAATGCTCATCTATCTCTCTTTCGAGTAAAATAATTCTGCCTTGTTCATGAATCGCAAGTATATCGTCTAGCATTTTAGACATTTTATCAGCATTCTTAGCGTCTATAGTTGTTTTTATAATATTAATAATGCACATGACAATAATAATTAATATTGCGATTATTTGAGCGATGGTTTCCATTATTATGACCTCTCTATTTCATAAATTAATTTCATAACAGGATAAATAACTTGTGGAACTATCGCGTTGCCTAACGACTTACATCTGTGTAGTCCTTCGGGTAGCCCATCATCCATTCCAGAAACTGGGGGTTTATCTTTTTCCCATGCACCGTACTTGTTAATATCATCGATAACATTATTTGCTTCCCGTTCTCTATCCTCTTTTGTATACATTGATTGTTCAGTGTCCCCCGTGATCGATTGTCGCTCGCTTGCGGTGTTGGAAGTAAACCATTCTTGAGCATCAAAAGTCTTCCAAGACTCAGGGACGAACTGTGTCCATTCTTTGTATATCGCCTTAAAGTATTGTTCGATGTTATCTTGAATGTGTCTTCTTTCCCTATTATCGATGCGAATGTTGCATCGCTCACTGTCACGGTTGGCAATAATCCATACCCGTTCCCTTTTGTGCGGGGCTCCGATAGTGCTAGCTGGAATAATAAACGCTTGTGTTTCGTAGTCTTCTCTTTCCAAGTCTTCGAGCATGATGTCAATATTGGGTATAATGCCAGTAACATTTTCCGCAATAAC
The sequence above is a segment of the Candidatus Gracilibacteria bacterium genome. Coding sequences within it:
- a CDS encoding portal protein produces the protein MDVAKRYSKELDRLKKNVRNSYQNFQPNYKRFNEFRRFVFDSSLTDDDRMILDALKKPKIEFNIGEAYISRLRGEFSKQQPSIVVTADDGAKVSAELIDVVGAHLKHILFDANKNSCEYNVYTDILSGGFSAIKIWTEYAHPMSFNQVIKFDRVYDPTLVGFDPLARLPHKGDGRWCFELFPKSREEFEEEHPDVDLHGIDFTRNVEGFNWSYSNNQEDVLLLCDYYEKKKRKKRIVELVNGYTMTVDDYEQFLFHWNESGLIEQAPKIKGKPRWTEIETICRYRFIENKVIEYVETDYPALPIVFVDGNSILIRDGSNQGSFIQMTRPYIYHLKGLQQLKNFAGQTLANELENLVQHKFKVAKESLPDEQAYLDAYTNIQLANTLVYKAFKDNDPTQAVPAPMEIQRVPPPAEVINTFTLVDQMAQSILGSYDASLGINDNQLSGTAIVEGATQSNAAAMPYIVGFLQALTQVANIVVQLIPKYYVTPRTIPVVNGEGEREYQKINQPGGVYTNYDENALSVKVEAGVNFAIQKSRSLNQIVTMSQAMPIFGQFMNSKGLKVLIDNLEISGTEQLKELADQFMEEMAKQQQMQQEQQQQAMQNNPMAMKARNEQMKLQLDAQQDQVENQLKAAGIAIEKQEADTNFLKVLTEMQSSKIELEVAQARAQAEETRAAVDLAIKHADMQHTHRLKEKEIDHNIKEASKDEMQNREYD
- the dcm gene encoding DNA (cytosine-5-)-methyltransferase — protein: MKLLDLFSGIGGFSLAAQWAGFETVQFVEKDLFCQKVLRKHWPHVPIHDDVKTFHYHDNIDLLTGGFPCQGFSVAGKKKGIDDDRYLWPEMFRIIRECKPTWVIAENVTGIIPNIDIMLEDLEREDYETQAFIIPASTIGAPHKRERVWIIANRDSERCNIRIDNRERRHIQDNIEQYFKAIYKEWTQFVPESWKTFDAQEWFTSNTASERQSITGDTEQSMYTKEDREREANNVIDDINKYGAWEKDKPPVSGMDDGLPEGLHRCKSLGNAIVPQVIYPVMKLIYEIERS